A single window of Thalassoroseus pseudoceratinae DNA harbors:
- a CDS encoding CRTAC1 family protein — translation MTAHERMTSWLRTIADSTAEEHPFLGSKRAKELASFVREVEDFYGDNIPADFRSWHLFYSSGKAEVRLGNLKAGIQRLKTANRLATQVDFSQDPLATQNPSAPESNLNQYYRNQTRFYLAVAMLRLGETQNCCAQNNAESCILPIQGRGLHTRQEGSRQAMQYFLQILEDSPDEVDANTAVELVESSRWLLNIASMTLGEWPEGIPEEYRVSEDFFHATPDFPRFTNVMPDLHLDTFNLCGGAVVDDFDGDGYLDIVTSTWDTQGEMRFFHNNQDGTFEDRSVDSQLGEFLGGLNMVHADYDNDGDLDLFVVRGAWLQEHGQHPNSLLENNGHGVFTDVTIPAGLADENYPSKTAAWADYDNDGDLDLFVGNESTTRLRAKNQLFRNNSDGTFTDVASDAGLNQQLFSMGAVWGDYDNDRFPDLFIATGFSDPLTALDGGGPNRLFHNDGEGHFVDVAVDLGVTKPIAAFPAWFWDYNNDGVLDLYVGCSSGPVGVLVSEHRFGRNHLFAGDGAGGFTDATESVGLTYPSQPMGANYGDLNNDGFPDFYLGTGNIEYSELQPNVMFLNESGQRFTNVTYAGGFGHLQKGHGVSFADLDNDGDQDVYVQLGGAWPGDKYYDALFENPGFDNHWLSIQLEGRQSNRSAIGARIRVEIRENGKSRTIYKHVCSGGSFGGNPLRQSIGLGQADRIDKLEIYWPTSDTTQTFQNVAVDQFIHIVEGEDKILQQELRSFKLGSPSY, via the coding sequence ATGACGGCTCATGAACGCATGACGTCATGGCTTCGTACAATTGCCGATTCGACGGCGGAGGAACATCCCTTTCTGGGCAGCAAGCGAGCCAAAGAACTCGCATCCTTTGTCCGCGAAGTGGAAGACTTTTACGGCGACAACATTCCCGCTGACTTCCGATCTTGGCACCTCTTTTATTCCTCCGGCAAGGCCGAGGTTCGACTTGGGAACCTGAAAGCTGGAATCCAGAGACTAAAAACCGCAAACCGCCTGGCAACCCAGGTCGACTTTAGTCAAGACCCGCTCGCAACTCAAAACCCGTCGGCCCCCGAAAGCAACCTAAACCAATACTATCGGAACCAGACCCGGTTTTACCTGGCGGTTGCAATGCTCAGGTTGGGCGAAACACAGAATTGCTGCGCACAAAACAACGCGGAAAGCTGTATTCTTCCGATTCAAGGTCGTGGACTACATACCCGCCAGGAAGGCTCACGACAGGCAATGCAATACTTCCTGCAAATTCTAGAAGATTCACCAGACGAGGTTGACGCGAACACTGCTGTCGAACTCGTTGAGTCATCACGATGGCTACTAAACATTGCTAGCATGACGCTAGGCGAATGGCCGGAAGGAATTCCAGAAGAATACCGTGTGTCCGAAGACTTCTTCCATGCCACACCAGATTTCCCGCGTTTCACTAATGTTATGCCCGATTTGCATCTAGATACATTCAATCTTTGCGGTGGCGCAGTTGTGGATGATTTCGATGGCGATGGCTACCTCGACATCGTGACTAGCACATGGGACACGCAGGGAGAAATGCGATTCTTTCATAATAACCAAGATGGAACGTTCGAGGACCGAAGTGTGGATTCGCAACTTGGCGAATTCTTGGGTGGTCTGAACATGGTGCATGCCGACTACGACAACGACGGTGATCTCGATCTCTTCGTCGTCCGCGGGGCTTGGTTGCAAGAGCACGGCCAACACCCCAACTCATTGCTAGAAAACAATGGCCACGGTGTCTTCACTGATGTCACAATTCCAGCGGGACTCGCAGACGAAAACTACCCATCCAAAACTGCTGCTTGGGCTGACTACGACAATGATGGCGACTTGGACCTCTTTGTGGGGAATGAATCGACAACGAGGCTCCGCGCGAAGAACCAACTGTTTCGGAATAACAGCGATGGCACATTTACGGATGTGGCTAGTGACGCCGGTTTAAACCAGCAGCTATTTTCTATGGGAGCTGTTTGGGGAGACTACGACAACGACCGTTTCCCAGACCTATTTATCGCAACCGGTTTTAGTGATCCTCTCACTGCTCTAGACGGTGGGGGGCCGAATCGTTTATTCCACAATGATGGTGAGGGGCATTTCGTCGATGTCGCAGTCGACCTTGGAGTGACAAAGCCTATCGCTGCGTTTCCCGCTTGGTTCTGGGACTACAACAATGATGGTGTACTTGATCTCTACGTAGGATGCTCATCGGGGCCTGTTGGCGTTCTCGTCTCGGAACACCGCTTCGGTCGGAACCACCTCTTTGCGGGCGATGGGGCGGGTGGATTCACAGACGCGACGGAATCCGTTGGGCTAACCTACCCGTCACAACCGATGGGGGCGAACTATGGTGACTTGAACAATGACGGGTTTCCGGATTTTTATCTTGGCACTGGTAACATCGAGTATTCAGAGTTGCAACCGAATGTCATGTTCTTGAATGAATCGGGACAACGTTTCACAAATGTCACCTATGCCGGTGGATTTGGCCACTTGCAAAAAGGCCATGGGGTTTCATTTGCAGACCTGGATAACGATGGAGATCAAGACGTTTACGTTCAACTTGGTGGAGCGTGGCCGGGAGACAAGTATTATGACGCCCTCTTTGAGAACCCGGGATTCGACAACCACTGGTTAAGTATTCAGCTGGAAGGTCGGCAGAGTAATCGATCGGCGATCGGTGCCCGGATTCGAGTTGAAATTCGTGAGAATGGAAAATCGCGGACGATCTACAAACATGTTTGCAGTGGTGGTAGCTTTGGTGGAAACCCTCTTCGACAATCGATCGGACTCGGACAGGCCGACCGGATCGACAAGTTAGAGATCTATTGGCCAACAAGCGACACTACGCAGACGTTCCAGAATGTTGCCGTCGATCAATTCATCCACATCGTTGAAGGCGAAGATAAAATCTTGCAACAAGAGTTAAGGTCATTCAAACTCGGCAGTCCATCATACTAG
- a CDS encoding tetratricopeptide repeat protein — MSSSKVEGRNSPVPKDNEGGPRPHRRWVWFLAVAATLTAVTVFALFFRPDQQKTDIPDARAALAKAVKEKRPRRQLSLVRRAKRRSQHFTTTTGELLWCVAQLLEHQITQDPISKSDRETIDDLADRVSAVEFETEDLLISTLICAQTNETELGLVLADSLIEHEQPRDEILKTVAMMRFQAGKYDAAIQVCKELTQQFPDDPLAWDMLLSIYEGRGHRLQLIDIYEKLISIKPHTSDQYRTRLVQRLIEVGDVSRARNEYEQLQNEASADAPLLAAQLFFLEGNFDEALKQLTGVLETDPANLQALVLLGRIQLAQARSRDAINTLLQVLDASPQHREVHYLLSRAYVNNDQPKLAAKHARIHEQLHSAQKQGARND; from the coding sequence ATGAGCTCGTCGAAGGTCGAGGGAAGAAACTCCCCAGTTCCGAAGGACAATGAAGGCGGTCCACGCCCTCATCGACGCTGGGTTTGGTTTCTCGCAGTTGCTGCAACACTGACCGCCGTGACGGTGTTCGCCCTATTCTTCAGACCGGACCAACAAAAAACTGACATCCCAGACGCCCGTGCTGCACTCGCCAAGGCCGTTAAGGAGAAGCGACCGCGTCGGCAACTTTCTCTGGTAAGACGAGCCAAACGACGGTCGCAGCACTTCACAACGACGACTGGTGAACTTTTATGGTGCGTCGCGCAACTTTTGGAGCACCAAATCACCCAAGATCCAATCTCAAAAAGCGATCGCGAGACGATCGACGATTTAGCCGATCGAGTCTCTGCCGTTGAATTTGAAACCGAAGATCTACTCATTTCCACACTCATTTGCGCACAGACTAACGAGACCGAACTCGGCCTAGTGTTAGCCGACTCTTTGATCGAACACGAGCAGCCTCGGGACGAGATCCTCAAAACCGTTGCAATGATGCGATTTCAAGCGGGCAAGTACGATGCCGCCATCCAAGTCTGCAAGGAACTCACTCAACAGTTCCCAGATGATCCACTTGCCTGGGACATGCTGCTGTCGATTTACGAGGGACGGGGCCACCGACTACAACTGATTGACATCTACGAGAAACTCATCTCGATCAAACCTCACACGAGCGATCAATACCGTACTAGGTTGGTGCAACGACTGATTGAAGTCGGCGATGTATCCCGCGCTCGCAACGAATACGAGCAGTTGCAGAACGAAGCATCAGCAGACGCTCCTTTGCTAGCAGCGCAGCTATTTTTCCTAGAGGGCAATTTCGACGAAGCCTTGAAACAACTCACAGGTGTGCTAGAAACCGACCCGGCAAATCTGCAAGCCCTCGTACTTCTAGGACGCATCCAACTAGCACAAGCTCGATCACGCGATGCGATCAACACATTACTGCAAGTTTTAGATGCCTCTCCGCAACATCGAGAAGTGCACTACTTGCTATCGCGAGCTTATGTGAACAACGACCAACCAAAGCTTGCCGCTAAGCATGCACGCATTCACGAGCAACTTCACTCAGCCCAGAAACAAGGGGCTCGAAATGATTAA